The Gambusia affinis linkage group LG05, SWU_Gaff_1.0, whole genome shotgun sequence region TAACGCTACagttataatttgtttttatgttgttgtttttttaagaaaatgaattgactgttaaatattaaataaatttaaccagcaaattattaatttaattaattaaaatatataaatacataaaatatataagaatacataaaatgtatattaGACCTTTCGCTAGGTGTCGCAGTTTTGCTGTAACTGATGTCTTCCGGGTGACAGCAGGGGGATGACAAAACTGTAGGGCCCGTTTTTCCATTCAGATTGTCTGTCAAACATCGACCAAAAAGTaaggtttttttccacataacaTTGTATTTTCTTGAGCACATTGACTACCCGTTTcggggaaataaaaataatgacctGACAGCAATCGCGCTAGTTCACTAACTCGTTCTTTGTTGAGTTTCCTCAAGCTAAATTAGCTAAGCTAGCATTGAAGCCAACGTTAATAAGGTGGACCACGGTTGTAGTTTTACAGGCGTGGAGTTAGTTTGGAAGTCCAGCAGGTAAGTTTAATCATCTACGAATTGGCAAACACTCCTAAGACTTCAATGTCTTAGAACCCATGTGCGGAGTTATGATTTGGAACAATGATCACACGGTTATGTGGTTTTGAAAGTTTAATTTgtagaatgttttctgttctgtttatgCCAGCAGGAAGCTGTTCAGTTTTAGGGCTACATCTCTGCTTTGGGGGGGCTTATTCTTTATGTCCTACTGGGAGGACCAGCTGCAGCACAATGGCAGATGACAAGGACGTATTGAGAGATGTTTGGTTCGGTCGGATACCCACATGCTTCACTCTGAACCCGGATGAAGTGACTGAGAGAGAGGCAGAAGCATACTATGTAAGCACAACTGTTACTCTCTGTTACTTAAACTGTATATATTGATAAAGTCATCATTACgttttttatgtgtattaatACGCTTTATGATACAAGACTTGATTCCTGGGAAACgtgtgaaaatatttagatgCATGTTTGACTGATCAATGCTGTGCTTGTGTGATAGTATGGAGATTTTTTAAGTCACGAAATTAATTGtacttaaacatgtttaatctaAATTAGATTATAAAAATACAGATCATGTCtaaatgaattgaattaaacCTGACACATAAATAATACATACAGTTGCAGTATATGTCATTTGGAAATAAGTCTTTCCCCCATTACATTTTAGCAATGCATTCTTTATCTTTTAGAGTTGCACTCATGATTGAAGCCCACATATTTGTCATTCTGAATATGatagctttttatttgtaaatacacaaacaatAAGGGcttcaatttatttactttcatcaCAACGGATGTAGCACCTTTATTATATATTTCATGCTTTAAAGTGCAAATCATTACTAACACTTTGTTTCACAGGATGCAATAtattcaaaagtttattttgaaaataaattcataaaacagTGCtttgtcttattgtttttatttatttaaattattaatacatGCTTTGATGTCTGAATGTGAGTAATCTCATGATTCCCTCAATTTTTTATACTATTTATATTAAGGAACCTGTAatatattctgtgtttttgtgtgtccttgtcctcaaaacaaacaaacaacaaaaacccttGCCATCTGATTTTGgccacaaaatgtttaattgttggATCTCAAGTCTTGGATGTGCATTATGAATgttattcaaaataataactGATTCAGGGTGGCCTGAATCAGTTATTAGCTAGGCTGAACCAGTATTAGCTAGGCTGTTATTCAGATAAACTCTAAATGTTATCTGGTTTGATTTtgttcagccttttttttttgttgatactTCTACATAGACTTGTTACTGTTTCGCCAGTGTTGtgtgcttatttttgtttagtttcttttcctcccaACTTGCTGCAAGTATAtcacttaataataataaagtgataTACTGACATGCTGACTGTTATTAATGTGTTTATGCCTCTTTTGTGTTAACTTTGTCAGCTGCTGCTACCCAGGGTGAGCTACCTGCCTGTTGTCACAGACAAAGTGAAGAAACACTTCCTCAAAGTGATGAGGGCAGAGGATGTGGAGGAGATGTGGTTCGAGTATGAAGGAACACCGCTCAAATGGTATGAATTGATTCTAGTGTTCTGCAACTGGAAATAATATTATACTTTTATTCTAACTCTTCCTGAAAAATGGTTTTGGCGCAGATTCTCATGGGTTAAATGTTCTGCATATCAGTGCATATAGCACTAGCTGGTGTTAATTAATAATCTTTATTATTAATGATACATATAATTGCTAATGAAAGACCTTCTTGAATCAGTTTTGATGATATTTTGATGATTCTGCTCTCCCAAACATGGAGTTAGAGAAGgactttcagtttcagtttttatgtagCTCTTTAGACTCACTGAATGCAGACAGTTTCTTGAGTTTTATTATTGCATTCTGGCAGAATTGACACTTTGAAGTCATTTGTAATCTTGATATGGACCAagacacccctgctgtagaatAACAGAATGTAAGGACAGTTTTAGCCACAAAGTGGCACTGTTGTAAAACAATCAGTTGTACTGTTAAAATGTCAAGATCTCTGGTCAttgaaaattttattatggGGATCTTCtattttttccttaaatttGAAACTTGAAAttccattcagtttatttatgtatttatgcaCCAGTTCACAACAACTATCATATTAAGACACTTTAcaacaaaaagtcaatttgATTCAGTCTCCAATGTGAAGAAACAAATTACTTCTtagatttaatgtaaaaaaaataaaaactctaaaGATTTTCTAAACTCTAAAATCTTTGGCAACAACTCATAACAAACTAAAGGTTATTCAAATagtgttattttttaaactagtgtttttaaattacagatttttgatttttgatttttttgccaaaatgaaCTTTTGATAAAGTATTTCGAGTTACAGATATAACGAGTATAAACAGTGGgttagttaaaatatttttagtttgataatgaaattaaatttggtTTTGACTAACTAGTAACtagttattgtatttttgagCTGATTATAGAGTCCGGAAAAAAAGTAtcctggttttatttacttatattttGCATTCCAGGCACTATCCTATTGGAGTTCTGTTTGACCTTCATGCCTCTAATACAGTCTTACCCTGGAACATCACTGTGCACTTTAAGGTAAGAGCCAATCAGAATGTCAGCACATATACGGAACACAGGAAATGTCTGATATTTCATTTCCTATTAGAAAATGAGAAGTTCATCATTGCAAGACAGTTAACCAATTACTCATAGTATACTGTGACTACTGAGACAGCTCATATTGGTCAAAAATATTATCAAGGTAatggatatatatataagtaCAGATTACAagtaaatctgtaaaaaaaaaaacaaccaacaaataaagaatttttctGGGATATACTcgagtattttatttttatacaccgtgttccaaattatgcaaattggatttaagtgttataaagattacatttttgttgtgctattaaatttatagacgGTATTGTGTCAGgactctttgaatcactataattaacttcagagagctgggttgattagtttgtctggtgagctcaattcaAGTAAATCTAcataagaaggatgttccacattattaagcaggccacagctttcaagcaatattggaaagaaaaaggatctctctgctgatgaaaatcatcagataatTTAGTGCCGTATGGCAAGATATGACttattcagaacaaagatgggtttgtacagaaaaaggcataatgaggaaggtttctgttagacaaattcatcagatTTAGAGAGCAGTTGTTAACATGCCCTTACAAAgtagcaaacagttatttgaagctgctggtgcctctggaacctcaaggtggaggatcctccacagGGTTGTGGTGtatgaacctactattgggccgcccctaaccagagctcacaagcagaaacggtcgcagtgggcccagccgtacatgaagattaattttcaaacagacttgttcactgctGACTGCTGtacaaccctggatggtccagatggacgcagtagtggattggtggtggatggccaccacatcccaacatggctctgacgtcagcaaggaggtggtggagtcattttTTGGACTGAAATCATGGGggagaatcattggtcggccccttcagagtccccaaaggtgtgaaaatgacctcggcaaagtatatggactttctgactgatcgctttctttcatggttcaaaaaggaGAGCCgtaccttcagtagcaaaatcatcttcatgcatgacaatgcaccatctcatgctgcaaggaataccactgtgtcattggctggtatgggcataaaaggggagaaactcatggtgtggtcaccatcctcctctgacctcaaccctattgagaacctttggagtttcctcaagcagaagatctatgggtggaatgcagttcataccaaacagcagctctgggaaggtattctgacatcctgcaaagaaattcaagcagaaactccacaaactcacaagttcaatgaatgCTAGAATTGTGcaggtgatatcaaagaaggggttctatgttaacatgtaactctattcagatgtttttgattgaaatagcttttgaatttagtacatgtgaccacttaaggctgcacattcaaagaatggcCATTTGCAGTTCTTTCTAacccataaaatgtttagaaaatctgctgtgcataataattctgaacagtgcattttgaggtttttatttttgaaaaaaatactgttttgatGAGGAGCTTTGTTCAGcgaaatttgatttatactggaatagttcatgacttgaaaattatactgaccataaTTTGCATtaaccatttaagaaaatctgagaaattatcatttgcataataatttggaacacaatGTAGTATGTGGGAACCGTTACTTAGCAATATACTTTCCACTTTTGTGtgggtttcttctttttatacTGTTCTAATTCAGTCTGTATGTGAATGTTTGGCAGAATTTTCCAGACCAGGATCTGCTGCACTGCCCATCAAATTCCATAGTTGAGGCTCACTTCATGTCCAGCATCAAGGAGGCGGACGCCCTCAAGCACAAGAGCCAAGTAGTCAATGACATGCAGAAGAAAGACCACAAACAGTTGTGGATGGGGCTGCAGAACGGTAAGATGTGCATGTAGATCCACATCACAAACAGCTGCAAGGGAAATGACATTCAATCCTGCAGTCACACATTTACTGACGAGCACCCAGATCGACACGTTGTAATTCTGCAAGTCATCCACCTACATGCACACTTGCACATCTGTGTAAAATCATCTTGGAGACGCACCTAGTTTGTTTGAGAAAGATTCAGTCATGTATCTGAAGGATACATCCAAATGGATCTGAAGATGTTTGTGCAGGTGACATTTCACATTGTTTCCCATTCAAAGACATGAATGTTCTTCTGTCTACACTACAAACACAAAGAACAGTTTATGTCCCTGGCCTCCACCTGCTAGTTCTATTCACTCAGTCAACATTTAACAAGAGGTGGATTCAAGAATGGTCGTATTTGTCTAACTTGTTACCAACTAGTAGAATTTATTGGAACCTGCTATAATTTGGCAAGAAcatccagaaacaaacatatgCTTGAAATAATTCAAGGGGTTTAGCAAGAGCAGAGATGAGTTGCATCATCACCGAAGCAGCTCTTTATTATGCAAACAACTTCTGAAGTTTCTCATTGTGGTGTTTTTAGCCCGTAACCGTTGTGAAAAGTGTTTGTGAAAAACCCAAGGGCCTCAAACCGACAACCCTTCAGCTGCTCTTCTCTCTTCCACTTTCCCTGAAACTAAAACCATGAGCAAGAAGTAAGCCACATATCTCAATAAAGCAAGGAAGGTCCAAGAAAATGTTATATTGAGGAAATGCTGACTAATACCACTGTGTTCTGAGGTGTTCAGTGTAccgttcagatttttttttttgtaacttatttAAACTGAGAGatgcaaaaggttttaaatgatCCTAAAAGAAAACGTCAACTTGCAAAAGAAAGTGAGAGATGAAACTACATCTAAGCTAAAACTCTCATGTCTATAAGAGAATTGAAACAGAGATCTTTAACTTTCATCCAAGAACGTTTATATGGACGGTTTGAAACTAGCATATGCTTTGTGaagactttttttcctttttgttttaatgtatcttcttgttttaaatcatgACTCCAACAGAAAGTTTAATCcgcaaaatgttttgttctttcctcAGAATGCACCATCAATATTTCACATAAGCACAGATGTAAACATTGGAACTGGACAGTTCTTAACTTTtctctaataaataaatgtatagaGTCAGCATGATTTTGCTTGACTAAGTTACCACTAGAGAAGTCCCCGCCTAGTTGGTTTCGGATGCTGCGGAGCTGGACGGATTTTTGTTCTTAGATTTCAGCGTTTGAACAGTTGTTCTGATGCATATCTGTGGCAACAAGgtattatttttacaactaGGAGCTGCTGATTAACATCTCAAAAACTCAATACCTGAACTacgagaaggaggaagttcaaataATCTCTCTACCTGCATTTGTAACTAGACATGACTACAGAGATTTGAAgtggagcagcaaaagcaaaggaggtggattagcagtgcttacCAACAACTGACTGGACATGTTGCTGTGAAATATCTCAACTCCATGGAAACTCGAGCTGTCATGATAGCCATAAGACTGTCATCCAGCAAcattcttcagtcagaggtttctttAGATTTGCAAGTCTGACTGCTGCCAGAAACCCTTGCTGAACTTCAGACTGAATTTGACCATCTGCGATCTAAAATTTCTGAGCTGGATAATTTTGTGATCTATGAAAGcttcatttataaaaaaaaaaaaaaaaaaagaaaaagaaattaacagATGACTTTTcgtaataaattaaattaataaatcaaagaaataaattaaataggacatgtttttctttttttcttttgctacaTGTTTACCCCGAGTTGAGGCAGTTTATAAGCTTCTGGGCAGCTTTAGGTTTGTTGTTTCCGTCAGACATTGGTAGCTGTGCATTGCTGAATGTTATGGTCATTTTATAGATGATCagtttgtgtgtatttatgttaCTCCAGATAAGTTTGACCAGTTTTGGGCAATGAACAGGAAGCTGATGGAATATCCCACAGAGGATGGAGGCTTTAGGTACATCCCCTTCAGGATATACCAGGTATGTATATCAGGTAACGCACACTCTCACAAACGAACTGTTCATGTATTCTAAAACAACCTTTCAACCTAGTTTGAGTAATTTAGATTTACATTAGGAGTACCCATTTGTGCCTGTAGATGGAGCCAGAGGGTTGTCtagaatctgtttttgtttcaaaatcaaaattacttggtaactGACCCCATTTGTCAGTCACTGAATAGTGATAGTGAATAGTGACTGATAGATCTTAAGCTCTGAGTCTTAAGATTTGCACTGGGTGCAAATCCGCTCTTGGATTCTTACTTCCAATAAATGGGAATAGTTTTGTTTCATCAGTTTTCTAATCCATAACTATGAGTAACTCTGAATACTTActaaccttttctttttaaattatgacatGATTCACAATGCTCTACGTATTataaaagctcttttttttaccctttctGGGAAcagaatcaaacatgtttttacatgtcCTTACTTATCCTTGTGACCTTTGATATTTTCAACATCTAAATAGGGAAAGCCTGCTGGCCGGATGCATTTACTggtatatatgtattttattgttttatttttttgaaagaatgtATTTGCTTCCGTATATTTGATACCTGTGTCAACCATTGTTGGCTGCACTTCTATTGCCCTGAGTCGAGGCAGTAGGCGAGCTTCGGGGTTGAGTCTgggaagaaaaagcagaagcagacaGGCAGCCTAAGGTCGGGTGTTTCCACCAAGCATTAGCTTTATCCTGACTCAGGTAAAAAGTCCCCTTAGAGGACAAGAAAAAAGACGGCGGCATGAATAAGAGGCTGATTCTCGGATGGAAAACATTAGCATGCTGCAGGCCAGACACCAGGGAGAAAAGCTTTTTGAGTCAAGTGTGAAGCAGAGCAGGAATGGTAAGAAAAGTGTGGAAAGTTATGGTGCAACTCCAGgtttttgtaacattaaaagGGGTTCCCAGGCACTCCTGAAAAGCCTTAATTAATCTGGAAtttgatttcagtattttccaCGCCTCTAAGTACATGgaagggaggggaaaaaaagattggagaaaatttagttttttcagacTGTTCATGCCCCGTAGTCTAaatgtttccttctttttttccatccttgtatccttccttcctttcctcacttaatttttttttattttctgaattgttttttgctttcccttctttttgtatttttgtttttccttcttcatgTTATTTCTTTCCTCTGTTATGTCTCGTAtcctttgttctttctttcttttgctgtttgctCATCCCTTCCTTATGTCctgcctctcttttttttcctcgtgtcctttttttcttgtccttcaTTTTGTCTATACTTCTCTTATTTCCCGCTTCTGTTTCTAATCATAAATATCTTATAAATTTCTGGATAGTTTTGGTACCAGAATTCTTATCAGATTGAAAATTCTGATAAGCTGAATCTGAAAAAGTTTGGAATTcttatatgaaaaaaatgtttaaaggattACAGAAAATTGGTTAAAGTAAAACCAAAGGAATCTCCTTTTGCAATCTGTACGAAAGGGtccatttaaattaaactaaaataaagagGGAGAATTAACCAATCAAAAAATAGATCTGGCCTTAAATGACTAAGTTTTCATGTAATGGAACAGAAATAGAGTGTGAAGAAAACAGGACTTCCAAGTAATAAGACACTTGTGTTAACTTTCCCACCAAGCATGTCTTTCCATCACCATATCTACTTTGACAGCTGGTAATTTGCAAGTGTTAATTTAAAGCgcaagttttaataaaacttcTACATATGgctatatttacatttttcacaacaacAATTGAAGGGGTTAAGGATGCACAGCTGTAGGTCactcacactttttttttttttttttttgcaaaaaattaagcgttttctttttaactttcaCATCTTTGAAATATCCATAAACTGTTTAACACTACGAGAAAAGCATTCTTGCTTTCAGTCATAAAACGAGCTCTTTAAAGTGGCCGACTGAAACATGCAGTCAAACCAACGCAACACGCCCTCTTAGGCATGCACTTGTTGTTGCTGTGAAGCCATCTAACTGCTGGCGGGGAGAATGAGGCCAGACCATCCCAGCTTCAGGCTTAATTGAAAGTTTCTGTGGTCATTTATGAGCTGCCATGGTTTCATGACAATTGCAACATCAAAGCCTTTTTATAGCCTCACTATGCGATTTCCATATACGCTGGAGAAAATAAGCATAATTCTTGAAAAGTCTGGCTTGTTGTAGAAAAGAGTGTGGTTTGAATCTGACAAACTGATAAATGTTTACAACTGCAAAGAGTCTGGAAAGTCTGgagtaaaatgtaaacaaaatcagTTAATTATGATCAGAAGAAATACTGGTTGGTTCAGAATAGGCCTCTATAAATGCTCTTGTAGAGCAATGATACCATAATAccatgatttttattgtttaaaacaaaactttaaaaagaaaatgttcttctttactcagtttgtttaaaaacaggACCACAGCTATTATAATACTACTATAATGtcacataataaaataacatttaataatttttatattagaaacattattatgctttttattctgttttgataCTCATAATGTCTGAGGAAATGGGTTGAACAGTGAATAGTGAACACTTCACTGAAATGGTGAATTGTGAAACCACAATTCACTATTTCCGACAAGGAATCAGCTTTATTGGCCAGGTCTTTTCACACAAACAAGGAGTTGGACTTTGTTTACACATGCTCCCAGTTTAGACATTTGTATTCTACTTAAGCTATTAAAATTTacgtcaagtttatttgcaaagtACATGTCAGCATCCAGGGCAGCTGAAAGttctttacaccataaaaacctTATTCAGTAGCCAATTATGAAAcagcaataaatattacattgtGCCAAATGCCATCAAAATCAAGAAGATATACATATAATGgattgatcaatgttccagttattaatcaatCAAAGGTTAAAGGTAGGTTTTTAGCTTTGATTCAAATGAACTCaatgttttgactgttttgttgttttctggaagtttattccagatgggtggagcataaaaactgaattctgcttCTCCATTTTTGGTACTGGGGATGCAAAGTAGACTAGAATCAGAAGACCAGAGGGTTCTAAAAGGTTGACACGACACCAGGTCTATAATGTATCCCAGTGCTAAGCCATTCAGGGATCTATAAACGGTCTgttgtttgagctacagggtGCCAGTTTAAGGATTTGGGGCAAGGTGCTGGTTCAACTGAAGctgtctgaattttttttttaggcagacctatAAAGACACTATTGCAGTAATCAATGAGACTAAAGATGATGGATGAGTTTCTCAAGATCTTGCTGGTACAGTAGTCATtcaatcctggaaatgttctgatTTTGCAATTGTCTTTATATGTCTCGGAAGGTTCAGGTCTGAGTTCGTCACTACAACCAGTTTTCAGGCCTAATACATAACTTCAGTTATGACACATCCTTGCATTGGCTTGTTCGAAGCAACTGTTCAGTGTTTGAATTGGTTCGTGAACACCTTTACTTAAATTTCTGAGagagatttaaaatgaaaaaccaaaCCATTTGCCTTTTTAAAGTAATAGAACCGCTAAAAGATCAAAAAGTCACAGAACCTTTTTACGgattatatatatttcactAGAAACCATGTGGTTCAATGGTTCAAATCTGATTTCTAGATAAAGTACTATTGTTGTATTtcacaagtaattttttttccacttttattttccagaattATGCAAAGTAAACACACCCTTTCATCCAACAATAAGTATCTAACCACATGGTTAATAGGTTTTAATTTGAACAATTCTatcaaaaatctatttaaatttgttgtgaTTTACTTGGACATTTTTGTAAAGCTCTTAACAGTAACGTACCTGCCATCACACATGTATGATTTTCGATTGAAAAAGTTGGTGGGATATCATCTATCTGTACATTGCAACATTACAGAGGTGCTGCTGATAATTTCTACATCCAATGTGGTTTGTCCTGCTTTGCTAGCTTTGGCTGTTAGACTTGGGTTGACGTGCCAGTTTCTACTCACCGCCATTTATTCACACTTtcataaagtcacaaaaaaaatccttgtaaCTCAAGATGTGCCTGATGGGCCTTTAATGGCATCCTGTTTTTAGGTACAAAGGTGCAATTTAGATTGTGCTCCATTGCTGACATCGCTGATGCATCTTTGCACAAGTTCTAAGTGTAGGAAGTGACAACACCAAATTGGTGTGTTCATGTGTAATAATGACCTTGCATGCTGAAACATGCTGCTCTTGTCATTATGAAGATGACTTCTTAATGGAGGCTTAAGAATAAAGTGTGGCATGACAATTCTTTGCTTCTGTTTTGGTCTAGATTAACGACCAAAATATCAGTGTTGGCGTCAGTTAGTATGAATCAGCAAAGGCAGCATAGTGAGGTGGTACAAATGAGGGAtcttaataaagtaaaatatcaaCAAGTAGTTTATTTTACCATTTCCTTTCAGAGTGAAGCTTGTGTAAATAGATTTATACATACAGAATGATATATCTCAAgcatttttatcaataaatttcATTGCATATGCTAATAAATATCCAGTATTTGCTGTCTCTGAAAATTAGGATAGGATCTTTAATACAGATATCTGGTCCTCCTGAAAAGTATGTCCATGGTATATGCACTCGATACTGAGTTGgagctccttttgcatgaattactgaaTGTGACATGGAGCTGATTATCCTGTAGTTCTGCTTAAGGAAGCCACATTTGCTCTAATAGTGGTCTTTAACTCTTCTGCATTGTTGGGTCAGGTGTCATTTGAAAACAACTTGCTGTGACAAAGCAGCTTCTTTAGCCATTACTTTACTTTTTCAGTtcaattgctaaaataaattaactttttattattagtcAAATATATGGAGATGCAACTCTGTAGAGCATTTTCTggcaaattaaaactgaatttgatgTTCaaggtctgtttttttttgttgttttttttttttttaaaggagaatAAAACTCTGACACTTGAAAGTTAATGTATGAAAAGTTATGTAAGAAAGTTAATTTATTGCAATTGTAAGCATACCTGGATGCCTACAACCACTGTCCCTCAACAGCAAAgcataaaatataatgaaagacaaagaaaaattaatagaATGACAAAATATCTTGAGCAAAATTAAGTCTACtctcaaatacacacacactcgcacacaccTGGACTCTTTTAAACTCTAAGTGTAGTATTTAGTGT contains the following coding sequences:
- the atg5 gene encoding autophagy protein 5, encoding MADDKDVLRDVWFGRIPTCFTLNPDEVTEREAEAYYLLLPRVSYLPVVTDKVKKHFLKVMRAEDVEEMWFEYEGTPLKWHYPIGVLFDLHASNTVLPWNITVHFKNFPDQDLLHCPSNSIVEAHFMSSIKEADALKHKSQVVNDMQKKDHKQLWMGLQNDKFDQFWAMNRKLMEYPTEDGGFRYIPFRIYQTLSDRPFIQKLFRPVSPDCNAHTLGDLLKEMYPDALTNDGERKRYQVLIHGIEPLLETPLQWLSEHLSHPDNFLHICVVPVPTD